In the genome of Ignavibacteria bacterium, one region contains:
- the tatC gene encoding twin-arginine translocase subunit TatC yields MSTDIDNNEDYDEKEMGFLDHLEELRWRIIKALIGVVIAGIVVGIFVDFIVANIILAPSAHTIPPLKIINIKPFGQFTLYMEVVLIGGIILSIPNIIYQFWKFIEPALKPSERKYISAIVIFTSFCFLAGIVFAYFVMLPTALGFLSSFGTTMIENSIAIDEYVSFVISMCLAAGIVFELPMVSFFLSKIGILKPQFMRKYRKHALIIILILSGILTPSPDITSMLLLAGPLFVLYEISIIICKLSQKKTVEENFATN; encoded by the coding sequence ATGAGCACCGATATCGATAATAACGAAGATTATGACGAAAAAGAAATGGGGTTTCTCGACCATCTCGAGGAACTGCGCTGGCGTATCATCAAAGCATTGATAGGAGTTGTAATTGCCGGAATTGTTGTCGGTATCTTTGTTGATTTTATTGTTGCAAATATTATTCTTGCTCCGTCTGCTCACACAATTCCGCCATTGAAAATAATTAATATAAAACCGTTCGGTCAATTTACTTTGTATATGGAAGTCGTGCTAATCGGCGGAATTATTCTCAGCATTCCTAATATTATTTATCAGTTCTGGAAATTCATCGAGCCGGCGTTAAAGCCGTCCGAAAGAAAATATATTTCCGCGATTGTAATTTTTACTTCCTTCTGTTTTCTGGCAGGAATCGTGTTTGCATATTTTGTTATGCTGCCGACCGCGCTTGGGTTCCTTTCTTCATTTGGAACAACTATGATTGAAAATTCCATAGCCATAGATGAATATGTAAGCTTCGTTATTTCAATGTGCCTTGCAGCGGGTATTGTATTCGAGCTTCCCATGGTTTCATTTTTTCTTTCCAAAATCGGAATATTGAAGCCGCAGTTTATGAGAAAATACAGGAAGCATGCGTTGATTATTATTTTAATTTTGTCAGGTATCTTAACACCGAGCCCGGACATCACAAGCATGCTTTTGCTCGCAGGTCCGCTTTTTGTTTTATATGAAATCAGCATTATTATTTGCAAGCTCTCGCAAAAAAAAACCGTTGAAGAAAATTTTGCAACAAATTGA
- the tsaA gene encoding tRNA (N6-threonylcarbamoyladenosine(37)-N6)-methyltransferase TrmO has protein sequence MEIILKPVAIVKNVRTEREDDNWGEINSEITLIPEIPAEALTGLKEFSHIEVIFYFDKISEADTKTYSRIPRGMHGLPEVGIFTQRASKRPNKLGVTICKLTDIKDKTIFVKGLDAIDGTPVLDIKPALKEFLPDRNEVTQPDWVNEIMKNYW, from the coding sequence ATGGAAATCATATTAAAGCCGGTTGCGATTGTTAAGAATGTCCGGACTGAAAGAGAAGATGATAACTGGGGAGAGATTAACTCTGAAATTACACTGATTCCTGAAATTCCTGCCGAAGCACTCACCGGATTAAAAGAATTTTCTCATATAGAAGTGATTTTTTATTTTGATAAAATTTCCGAAGCCGATACAAAAACTTATTCCAGAATTCCGAGAGGAATGCACGGGTTGCCTGAAGTCGGTATTTTCACTCAAAGAGCAAGCAAGCGTCCGAACAAGCTCGGAGTTACAATTTGTAAATTGACTGACATAAAAGATAAAACGATTTTTGTGAAAGGGCTTGATGCAATTGACGGTACGCCTGTTCTTGACATCAAACCTGCATTAAAAGAATTTTTGCCAGATAGAAATGAAGTTACACAACCGGATTGGGTTAATGAAATTATGAAAAATTATTGGTAA
- the glyA gene encoding serine hydroxymethyltransferase, with protein sequence MILNNLQDSDKEIFDTIALEQGRQSEKLEMIASENFVSRAVMQAQGSVLTNKYAEGYPGKRYYGGCEFVDIAENLARDRAKELFGAEYVNVQPHSGSQANMAVYFVLVKPGDKVMGMDLSHGGHLTHGSPVNFSGQLYNFTPYGINTDTGYIDYDRVMDEAVKVKPKMITVGASAYSRNIDYKKFREIADKAGAFLFADIAHPAGLIAKKLLNDPLPHCHLVTTTTHKTLRGPRGGMILMGKDFENPFGLKAPKSGRTKMMSELIDSMVMPGIQGGPLMHVIAAKAVAFKEALTPEFADYAKQVIKNAQALANKLIGYDFNIISKGTDNHLMLIDLRNKNISGKAAQETLDEVGITCNKNSVPNDDKSPLVSSGIRLGTPALTTRGMKEPEMETIAQMINDVVANPKSEDVKKKTLEQVKELTSKFPLYN encoded by the coding sequence ATGATATTAAATAATCTACAAGATTCGGATAAAGAAATTTTTGATACAATAGCGCTTGAACAGGGAAGACAATCGGAAAAACTTGAAATGATTGCTTCCGAAAATTTTGTATCAAGAGCCGTTATGCAGGCGCAGGGTTCTGTTCTTACAAATAAATATGCGGAAGGTTATCCCGGTAAAAGATATTATGGCGGATGTGAGTTTGTAGATATTGCTGAAAATCTTGCAAGAGACAGGGCAAAAGAATTGTTTGGAGCAGAATATGTTAACGTTCAGCCGCATTCCGGAAGCCAGGCAAACATGGCGGTATATTTTGTGCTCGTAAAACCGGGCGATAAAGTAATGGGAATGGATTTATCTCACGGCGGACATTTAACTCACGGCTCTCCTGTTAATTTTTCAGGTCAGCTTTATAATTTTACTCCTTATGGCATTAACACGGATACGGGTTATATAGATTATGACCGCGTTATGGATGAAGCAGTTAAAGTTAAGCCGAAGATGATTACTGTTGGCGCAAGCGCATATTCACGCAACATAGATTATAAAAAATTCAGAGAGATTGCAGATAAAGCTGGCGCGTTTTTATTTGCCGATATTGCGCATCCTGCCGGATTGATTGCAAAAAAACTTCTTAATGACCCTCTTCCTCATTGTCATTTAGTAACAACAACAACACATAAGACACTTCGCGGTCCTCGAGGCGGAATGATTTTAATGGGAAAAGATTTTGAGAATCCATTTGGTTTGAAAGCTCCAAAATCAGGCAGAACAAAAATGATGAGTGAGCTTATTGATTCCATGGTAATGCCGGGAATTCAGGGCGGACCTTTAATGCACGTGATTGCAGCTAAAGCAGTAGCGTTCAAGGAAGCTTTAACACCTGAATTTGCTGATTATGCCAAACAGGTAATTAAAAACGCTCAGGCACTTGCTAATAAGCTTATAGGGTATGATTTTAACATAATATCAAAGGGAACAGATAATCATTTGATGCTGATTGATTTGCGAAATAAAAATATTTCAGGTAAAGCTGCGCAGGAAACTCTTGATGAAGTCGGAATTACCTGCAACAAAAATTCAGTTCCTAATGATGATAAGAGCCCTCTTGTTTCAAGCGGTATTCGTCTCGGAACTCCGGCTCTAACGACACGCGGAATGAAAGAACCCGAGATGGAAACGATTGCACAAATGATAAATGATGTTGTTGCAAATCCAAAAAGTGAAGATGTGAAAAAGAAAACTCTTGAGCAAGTTAAAGAACTAACGTCTAAGTTTCCTCTTTACAATTAA
- the rpiB gene encoding ribose 5-phosphate isomerase B, producing the protein MKLAIGADHRGFKLKESLKEYLSSKGYEVFDKGAFNDESSDYPDYAKLVGKSVVSGESDYGILMCGSGMGICIAANKVNGIRAILPCNENMAEMGRRHNNANVLCFDADTIKPENAQKYIETFLKAEFEGGEGSRHERRVKKMSGMESDK; encoded by the coding sequence ATGAAATTAGCAATCGGAGCAGACCACAGAGGATTTAAGCTTAAAGAGTCGCTTAAAGAATATTTAAGCTCAAAAGGTTATGAAGTTTTTGATAAAGGCGCATTTAATGATGAATCATCCGATTACCCCGATTATGCAAAGTTAGTTGGCAAGAGCGTTGTTTCCGGTGAAAGTGATTACGGTATTCTCATGTGCGGCAGCGGAATGGGAATTTGCATCGCTGCCAATAAAGTGAACGGAATACGCGCGATACTTCCCTGCAATGAAAACATGGCTGAAATGGGTAGAAGACACAACAATGCCAATGTATTATGTTTTGATGCCGATACTATAAAGCCGGAAAATGCTCAAAAATATATAGAGACCTTTTTGAAAGCTGAGTTTGAAGGCGGAGAAGGAAGCAGGCACGAAAGACGGGTGAAAAAAATGTCTGGCATGGAATCTGATAAATAA
- a CDS encoding DNRLRE domain-containing protein, with protein sequence MIRKFRLRFLMLFVFCLTGAAILHSCKTEPSDLGINFIDPNDTTGTFILDSQADTMAITSNNYKKPVNTYNSPYIMIGAAQNYETKSFLKYNDIFTDYDSATVVSSVLYLNYANYAYTDSNGSISFNIYRVNRDLNLASVTWDSIMASDIGTTILGTYSGTPVDSETISIALDVQLIKDWLEYSADTNYPVKNYGIAIIPNLSSNSIKAFSSSFTSRDPYIQSIVTKNGETDTLTMNSSLSLWLANAPTSVLMPDRFTLQNGIAFNDLMGFNLTKLPSNVIINDALLILTLDTVNSFILRTSDRRLRIGAASDSVNKTDTTLNPIISLTPVNGVYEIRLTPYFQYWNNGTYPNLGVILANVNQFTNLDEFVFYSPSYSDLTKVPRLRIRYTPRLP encoded by the coding sequence ATGATTAGAAAATTCAGATTAAGATTTTTGATGCTTTTTGTTTTCTGTTTGACAGGCGCGGCGATTTTGCATTCATGCAAAACAGAACCATCAGATCTCGGAATAAATTTTATTGACCCCAATGATACAACGGGGACATTCATCCTCGACTCACAGGCAGATACTATGGCAATCACAAGCAATAATTATAAAAAACCGGTTAATACATATAATTCTCCTTACATAATGATTGGAGCTGCTCAAAATTATGAGACTAAATCGTTTTTAAAGTATAATGATATTTTTACTGATTATGATAGTGCGACAGTCGTTTCTTCCGTTCTATATCTTAATTATGCCAATTATGCATATACGGATTCCAATGGTTCAATATCATTTAACATTTATCGTGTAAACAGAGATTTAAATTTGGCATCAGTTACATGGGATTCCATTATGGCTTCAGACATTGGAACAACTATTTTGGGAACATATTCCGGAACACCGGTTGACAGCGAAACGATTTCTATAGCATTGGATGTGCAGCTTATCAAAGACTGGCTTGAATATTCTGCTGATACAAATTATCCTGTTAAGAATTATGGAATAGCCATTATCCCGAATTTATCTTCAAATTCAATTAAAGCTTTTAGTTCTTCTTTTACATCAAGAGACCCTTATATCCAGAGTATAGTAACCAAGAACGGTGAAACTGACACGCTGACAATGAATAGTTCATTATCTTTATGGCTTGCAAATGCGCCAACATCTGTTTTAATGCCTGATAGATTTACTTTGCAGAACGGCATTGCGTTTAATGATTTGATGGGGTTTAATTTAACAAAGCTTCCTTCTAATGTAATTATTAATGATGCACTTCTTATTTTGACTTTAGATACCGTGAATTCATTTATTTTACGTACATCTGACAGAAGATTAAGAATCGGAGCTGCATCAGATTCTGTAAATAAAACCGATACTACTCTTAATCCTATTATTTCTTTAACGCCTGTAAATGGAGTTTATGAAATAAGGCTAACTCCTTACTTTCAGTATTGGAATAACGGTACGTATCCTAACTTAGGAGTAATTTTAGCAAATGTGAATCAGTTTACTAATCTTGATGAATTTGTTTTTTATTCACCAAGTTATTCTGATTTAACTAAAGTTCCGCGTCTCAGAATAAGATATACACCACGGCTTCCATAA
- a CDS encoding HAD family hydrolase, which translates to MNKAIFLDRDGTINEDVHFLTKIEDIKIFDGVKEALLNFRQNGFLNIIISNQSGVARGYMTMNELQGITDEILNTLRNDENSLINGVFYSPYLAEGKIGKYKIDHDDRKPKTGMIVKAINKYDIDKTKSWMIGDSLTDMQCALTAGIKKILVKTGKGKTELIKCKEANIIPEYVAENLLDASEYILKSGN; encoded by the coding sequence TTGAACAAAGCGATTTTTCTTGACAGGGATGGCACGATAAACGAAGACGTTCACTTTCTGACCAAAATCGAAGACATAAAAATTTTTGACGGAGTAAAAGAAGCTCTTTTAAATTTCAGACAGAACGGTTTTCTTAACATAATCATTTCAAATCAATCGGGAGTTGCAAGAGGTTATATGACTATGAATGAACTTCAGGGAATTACTGATGAAATCTTGAACACTCTCAGAAATGATGAAAATTCGCTTATAAATGGCGTTTTTTATTCGCCATATCTTGCTGAAGGTAAGATTGGGAAATATAAAATAGACCACGATGACAGGAAACCTAAAACAGGAATGATAGTTAAAGCTATAAACAAATACGACATAGACAAAACAAAGTCCTGGATGATTGGTGATTCTCTGACAGATATGCAGTGCGCTTTGACTGCGGGTATAAAAAAAATTTTGGTAAAAACGGGTAAAGGTAAAACCGAATTGATAAAATGTAAAGAAGCAAACATTATCCCCGAATATGTTGCTGAAAATCTTCTTGATGCTTCAGAATATATTTTAAAATCAGGAAATTAA
- the glgA gene encoding glycogen synthase GlgA, which translates to MAKGYNVLFVTSEVFPYSKTGGLADVSNSLPQALNSLGNEVRIITPKYGQLDERRLQIHEIKRLKDISLNMDGKDYKYSIKSSFIHGKNTKAQIYLLENNDFFKNKGIYQNSKTKADFTNNDERYMFFCKAVLEVLEILQWKPDIIHCNDWQTGLIPAYVKTLYKNNAQIGDIKTVFTIHNLAYQGNFPKSTFDKTGLPESIFTDNGAKFHDKFSYLKAGIKYADKVTTVSQKYAEEIRSDKAYSCGMEDVLNERKKDLVGILNGIDNTIWNPSFDKIIQYRYTYQEIPLKYENKRDLLEKFKLEYDENVPLIGVISRLVDQKGFDLIVEAFPDIMKENVQMIILGTGDEKYQKLLLKMKKKYPKKLIVHVGFDEDLAHWIEAGSDIFLMPSKYEPCGLNQMYSLKYGTIPVVRNTGGLSDTVTDYKNPKGTGFLFDKYDAKEMVKTLKAALDAYKNKKLWYNLMRNGMALDFSWNMSAKKYMDLYKQICSRK; encoded by the coding sequence ATGGCAAAAGGATACAACGTTCTCTTTGTAACAAGCGAGGTTTTCCCGTATTCAAAAACAGGCGGATTAGCTGACGTTTCAAATTCTCTCCCACAGGCACTAAATTCTCTCGGTAATGAAGTCAGGATAATTACTCCCAAATACGGTCAGTTGGATGAAAGACGGTTACAAATTCATGAAATAAAGCGTCTTAAAGACATCAGCCTTAATATGGATGGGAAAGATTATAAGTATAGCATAAAATCTTCGTTCATTCACGGAAAAAATACTAAGGCGCAGATTTATCTTCTGGAAAATAATGATTTTTTTAAGAACAAAGGCATATATCAGAATTCAAAAACCAAAGCTGATTTCACAAACAATGACGAGCGTTATATGTTTTTCTGTAAGGCAGTGCTTGAAGTTCTTGAAATCTTGCAGTGGAAGCCCGACATTATTCATTGCAATGACTGGCAGACAGGGTTGATTCCCGCATACGTGAAAACTCTTTATAAAAATAATGCACAGATTGGTGACATAAAAACTGTTTTTACAATTCATAATCTTGCTTATCAGGGGAATTTTCCGAAATCAACTTTTGATAAAACCGGCTTGCCCGAAAGTATTTTCACTGACAACGGCGCAAAGTTTCATGATAAGTTCAGCTATCTCAAAGCGGGTATTAAATATGCAGATAAAGTAACTACAGTGAGCCAGAAGTATGCAGAGGAAATCCGTTCCGATAAGGCTTATTCATGCGGAATGGAAGATGTGCTGAACGAACGAAAAAAAGATTTAGTCGGGATATTAAACGGAATTGATAACACTATATGGAATCCGAGTTTTGACAAGATAATTCAATACAGATATACTTATCAGGAAATCCCTTTGAAATATGAAAACAAGAGGGATCTTCTTGAAAAGTTTAAATTGGAATATGATGAAAATGTCCCGCTTATAGGTGTTATCAGCAGATTGGTTGACCAGAAAGGTTTTGATTTAATCGTTGAGGCATTTCCTGATATAATGAAAGAAAATGTTCAGATGATAATTTTAGGAACCGGTGATGAAAAATATCAGAAGCTTTTATTAAAGATGAAAAAGAAATATCCCAAAAAGCTTATTGTCCATGTGGGTTTTGATGAAGACCTTGCGCACTGGATTGAAGCGGGAAGCGATATATTTCTTATGCCGTCAAAATATGAACCATGCGGTTTAAATCAAATGTATAGTTTAAAATACGGAACTATACCGGTTGTTAGAAATACAGGGGGATTATCAGATACTGTGACCGATTATAAAAATCCGAAAGGAACAGGATTTTTATTTGATAAATATGATGCTAAGGAAATGGTGAAAACTTTGAAGGCGGCTCTTGATGCTTATAAAAATAAGAAACTGTGGTATAACCTGATGCGAAACGGTATGGCTCTTGACTTCTCATGGAATATGTCCGCAAAGAAATATATGGATTTGTATAAACAAATTTGTTCGAGGAAGTAG
- a CDS encoding NAD-dependent deacylase, with amino-acid sequence MKRIAVLTGAGVSADSGLSTFRDSGGLWEGYDVMEVASIQGWHKNKQLVLDFYNQRRRQLKDAKPNAAHLAIAELEKKFDVTVITQNVDDLHERAGSSKIIHLHGELTKARSSMNEHIVKEIGYEDIKIGDKCEHGSQLRPHIVWFGELVPKIAEAAEVIENIDILIIVGTSLVVYPAAGLIEYVPYDISKYIIDPVKPDLYKTYPNLEFIIERAKDGMPALTERLLNDFS; translated from the coding sequence ATGAAGCGAATTGCAGTTTTGACGGGTGCAGGGGTAAGTGCTGATAGCGGACTTTCTACGTTTCGTGATTCGGGCGGATTGTGGGAAGGATACGACGTTATGGAAGTTGCCTCGATTCAGGGTTGGCACAAGAATAAACAACTCGTTCTTGATTTTTATAATCAAAGGCGAAGACAGCTTAAAGACGCAAAGCCAAACGCCGCTCATCTTGCAATTGCAGAGCTTGAAAAGAAATTCGATGTAACAGTCATAACTCAAAACGTAGATGATCTTCATGAGCGCGCCGGTTCGAGTAAAATAATCCATCTCCACGGAGAGCTTACCAAAGCAAGAAGCTCGATGAATGAACATATTGTTAAAGAAATCGGTTACGAAGACATAAAAATCGGTGATAAATGCGAGCACGGTTCACAGCTCAGACCTCATATCGTATGGTTTGGTGAGCTTGTACCTAAAATTGCTGAAGCGGCTGAGGTTATTGAAAATATTGATATACTTATTATCGTCGGTACTTCTCTCGTCGTTTATCCGGCTGCGGGATTAATCGAATATGTTCCCTATGATATTTCAAAATACATAATAGACCCTGTCAAGCCGGACCTATATAAAACTTACCCTAACTTAGAGTTCATAATTGAACGTGCAAAAGACGGAATGCCTGCATTAACGGAGAGATTACTTAATGATTTTTCGTAA
- a CDS encoding c-type cytochrome gives MNIFDQLIIPPTADHTEMLNIFLVFSLLLFIPFSGIILGSSVFAYIFNFLGRKHVNSIYQRFAKDILDKLIISLSAGIGIVVVPVLSVTFVYAQMLWGANVISVGVLLLASIFYTAGVILLYRYKHSMKAVSVIESFKKMVGKDAKLPQDIESYEDSAKTVKKQSGFSGMFCLLTATFLFAGATTLSEDPSQWSVVTNILGLFVLSDVAINFTYLFLASLSISSAAILYFFFIWQGGIKNMTEDYKKLVLRFSVTTALITTVLLPLFIIIEFVMTPQAAMSKAVFIYTGLALVSFLLVCNFLYAIIKNSEVKYSTAAFFVLILAFSFVIIKEQVTFANALQKHLITVNHVADSLEAAHFPKETKVVGLTGEQIYTQKCSACHKFDQKVTGPPYDQTVPKYNGDVNKLAAFIYNPTKVDPGYPAMPNQGISMKEAQSVAQYLIDQVQKQTGK, from the coding sequence ATGAATATATTCGACCAGTTAATCATACCCCCAACGGCAGACCATACGGAAATGCTGAATATATTTCTGGTATTTTCTCTATTGCTTTTCATTCCATTCAGTGGAATCATTCTCGGTTCGTCGGTATTTGCGTATATTTTTAATTTTCTTGGCAGAAAACATGTTAATAGTATTTATCAGAGATTTGCAAAGGATATTCTGGATAAACTTATAATCAGCTTAAGCGCAGGAATTGGAATTGTTGTTGTTCCGGTTTTGTCGGTTACATTTGTTTATGCGCAGATGCTCTGGGGCGCTAATGTTATTTCGGTCGGTGTGCTTCTGCTGGCAAGTATATTCTATACTGCGGGGGTTATTCTCCTTTACCGCTACAAACATTCAATGAAAGCTGTAAGCGTTATTGAGTCATTCAAAAAAATGGTGGGTAAAGATGCAAAGCTTCCCCAGGATATCGAAAGTTATGAAGATTCTGCGAAAACCGTTAAGAAACAAAGCGGTTTTTCAGGTATGTTTTGTTTGTTAACGGCAACGTTTCTTTTTGCAGGAGCTACAACACTATCGGAAGACCCTTCGCAATGGAGCGTCGTAACCAATATACTTGGTCTTTTTGTGTTAAGCGATGTTGCAATTAATTTCACATATTTATTTCTTGCTTCGCTTTCGATTTCATCTGCAGCAATTTTGTATTTCTTTTTTATCTGGCAGGGCGGAATAAAAAATATGACCGAAGATTACAAAAAGCTTGTATTAAGATTTTCCGTAACGACTGCTTTAATTACGACTGTGCTTCTTCCGCTTTTCATCATTATAGAATTTGTTATGACCCCGCAGGCAGCAATGTCCAAAGCGGTGTTTATTTATACAGGATTGGCGCTTGTTTCATTCCTGCTTGTTTGTAACTTTCTTTATGCAATCATTAAAAATTCGGAAGTTAAGTATTCTACCGCAGCATTTTTTGTTCTTATACTTGCGTTTTCTTTTGTAATCATAAAGGAGCAGGTAACCTTTGCCAATGCTCTGCAAAAGCATTTAATAACAGTTAATCACGTTGCTGATTCTCTTGAAGCCGCGCATTTCCCAAAAGAAACCAAAGTGGTCGGCTTAACAGGAGAGCAGATTTATACTCAGAAATGTTCCGCTTGTCATAAATTTGACCAGAAAGTTACCGGTCCGCCATATGACCAAACTGTTCCGAAATACAACGGTGACGTAAATAAGCTTGCTGCGTTTATATACAACCCGACAAAAGTTGACCCGGGCTATCCGGCAATGCCGAACCAGGGAATTTCAATGAAGGAGGCACAGTCGGTTGCGCAATACCTGATTGACCAGGTGCAGAAACAAACAGGAAAATAA
- a CDS encoding protoheme IX farnesyltransferase: MKLINSNIAVVNSSTGLLTVLFDAIKIKITLFVAFSTFLGYILASGSFSFDFIYPVLGIFILACGSAALNQYQERDYDALMKRTMNRPIPSGTMKPSSVLAISLALILTGSVILIVKTNLLTLIVGLLTLAAYNYMYTPLKRKSEFAIIPGSLVGALPPLAGWVAAGGEVLNGNILLIVAYFFVWQIPHFWLLLLIYNNDYKRAGFPVLTDKYDTNKLKKLIIAGVVATTAFPIVLCFTGILNYDLSAVFIIMAGIITSALFVKFYNSESSNKTYLKYFILINLYNLLIISVFSLDKLISFI; encoded by the coding sequence ATGAAGTTAATAAATTCAAATATTGCAGTTGTTAATTCTTCCACAGGGCTTTTAACAGTCTTATTCGATGCTATTAAAATTAAGATAACTCTTTTTGTAGCGTTCTCAACTTTTTTAGGATATATTCTTGCCTCGGGATCATTTTCTTTTGATTTTATTTATCCCGTGCTTGGAATTTTCATTCTTGCGTGCGGTTCAGCGGCTCTTAATCAATATCAGGAAAGAGATTATGATGCTTTGATGAAAAGAACAATGAACAGACCTATTCCATCCGGCACGATGAAGCCTTCATCTGTTCTTGCGATTTCATTGGCATTAATTCTAACCGGTTCGGTTATATTAATTGTTAAAACAAATTTGCTGACTCTCATAGTTGGATTGCTGACACTGGCTGCATATAATTATATGTACACTCCGCTTAAAAGAAAATCGGAGTTTGCAATTATTCCGGGCTCTCTAGTCGGCGCGCTTCCTCCTCTTGCAGGATGGGTTGCTGCCGGTGGTGAAGTTCTGAACGGTAACATTTTATTAATAGTCGCTTATTTCTTTGTATGGCAGATTCCTCATTTCTGGCTTTTGCTTTTGATTTATAATAATGATTACAAAAGAGCCGGTTTCCCTGTTTTAACTGATAAATATGATACAAACAAACTGAAAAAATTGATTATCGCAGGAGTTGTTGCTACAACAGCATTTCCGATAGTTTTGTGTTTCACGGGAATATTGAATTATGATTTATCTGCAGTGTTTATTATCATGGCAGGAATAATAACTTCGGCTTTGTTTGTTAAATTTTACAATTCGGAATCATCGAATAAAACTTACTTGAAATATTTTATTTTAATTAATCTTTATAATCTTTTAATAATCTCGGTTTTTTCTTTAGACAAGTTAATAAGCTTTATATAA
- the coxB gene encoding cytochrome c oxidase subunit II, whose product MRPNIVQSVDDTFWLIIGVSVVLLLIVVVAMFIFIYKYNQKRHPVAEQISGHTMLEITWTVIPLALVIYLFFVGWNGFKNMRSVPSDADSITVTGQMWKWSFKYQNGKTSDTLYVPHQKNIHMLIKSVDVNHSFYIPAFRVKEDAIPGRVNYLWFQTPKLGSYDIACAEYCGLNHWNMYTKVVVMPQDKFYNWYNTPGDTTSKLAAPDSLIKVDTTGTTTGVQTPRIMTDTMTRKIQNDSLLKK is encoded by the coding sequence ATGAGACCTAATATTGTTCAGAGTGTTGATGACACTTTTTGGTTAATTATCGGAGTAAGCGTTGTTCTTTTGCTTATTGTCGTCGTTGCTATGTTTATATTTATTTATAAGTATAACCAGAAAAGACATCCCGTAGCAGAGCAGATATCAGGGCACACAATGCTTGAAATTACATGGACTGTTATTCCGCTTGCACTCGTTATATATTTATTTTTTGTCGGATGGAACGGTTTCAAAAATATGCGCAGTGTTCCTTCAGATGCAGACAGTATTACGGTAACAGGGCAGATGTGGAAGTGGAGCTTTAAGTATCAGAACGGAAAGACAAGCGATACGTTATATGTTCCGCATCAGAAAAACATTCATATGCTTATCAAATCGGTTGACGTTAACCATAGTTTTTATATTCCTGCTTTCAGAGTAAAAGAAGATGCCATTCCGGGCAGAGTAAATTATTTGTGGTTCCAGACCCCGAAGCTGGGAAGTTATGACATTGCTTGCGCGGAGTATTGCGGATTGAATCACTGGAATATGTACACAAAAGTTGTCGTTATGCCTCAGGATAAGTTTTATAATTGGTATAATACTCCGGGTGATACTACATCAAAACTTGCAGCTCCGGATTCATTGATTAAAGTTGATACTACGGGAACAACCACAGGAGTTCAGACACCGAGAATTATGACCGATACAATGACGCGAAAGATTCAAAATGATTCATTACTAAAAAAATGA
- a CDS encoding cytochrome C oxidase subunit IV family protein: MSAELKASQVEIIDEHRLKAEEEHLAHEEHSVGYGTYVMVWLGLVGLTAITVTLSGISLGSLAIIAALLIAVIKTVMVMNYFMHVKFDTVIFKVFIAVCIIIFLTMIILTFFDLTFRNPLI; encoded by the coding sequence ATGTCAGCAGAACTCAAAGCAAGTCAGGTTGAAATTATTGATGAGCATCGTCTCAAAGCTGAAGAAGAGCATCTTGCTCACGAAGAGCATTCCGTTGGTTACGGAACATATGTTATGGTATGGCTGGGGCTGGTTGGATTAACGGCAATTACGGTTACACTTTCAGGCATCAGTCTTGGTTCGCTTGCAATCATTGCAGCGCTGTTGATTGCAGTTATAAAAACGGTTATGGTAATGAATTATTTCATGCATGTAAAATTCGATACGGTCATATTTAAAGTATTTATTGCGGTATGTATTATAATATTTCTGACGATGATAATTTTAACTTTCTTTGATTTAACTTTTAGAAATCCATTAATATGA